Proteins encoded by one window of Flavobacterium sp. N502540:
- a CDS encoding MATE family efflux transporter: MNFKQYTKEFSYNLRLAYPIILGMVGHTLIGIVDNIMVGKLGSTELAAVSLGNSLIFIAMSLGIGFSTAITPIVAEGDAEKNDGKIRSAFHHGLFLCILLGLLLFGVIVLAKPLMELLEQPADVIALAKPYLDWVAFSLIPLIVYQGYKQFADGLSLTKYSMYAMVMANVLHVGINYMLIYGIWIFPKMGIIGAALGTVISRIFLVMFMHIMLSRRNDLKRFFKNFSFNQIKKETLKKIISIGFPSAMQMLFEVVLFTASIWLCGNIGKTSQAANQIALSLASMTFMFAMGLSVTSMIRVSNQRGLMDYKNLVVVARSIFLLAIIIETFFAILFVAFHDFLPHMFLNMENGGQLLDNNEVIGIASKLLLIAAVFQISDGIQVVVLGALRGLQDVKIPMYITFVAYWVVGFPISYYLAEYTELKAQGVWIGLLAGLTTAAIFLYLRFHYLTKKLIKNSVSNT; this comes from the coding sequence AAAGAGTTTTCATATAATTTAAGATTAGCATACCCCATTATATTAGGAATGGTCGGACACACCCTAATAGGAATAGTCGACAATATAATGGTAGGAAAGTTAGGAAGTACAGAATTGGCAGCCGTTTCGTTAGGAAACAGTTTGATTTTTATCGCCATGTCATTAGGAATTGGTTTTTCGACCGCCATTACACCGATTGTAGCGGAAGGTGATGCCGAAAAAAATGATGGTAAAATTCGTTCTGCGTTTCATCACGGATTGTTTTTATGTATCTTGTTAGGGCTACTGCTTTTTGGAGTTATTGTTTTGGCCAAACCGTTAATGGAATTACTAGAGCAGCCTGCCGATGTAATTGCTCTTGCGAAACCGTATCTGGATTGGGTAGCTTTTTCTTTGATTCCGTTAATTGTGTATCAGGGATACAAGCAATTTGCGGATGGACTTTCGCTGACCAAATATTCAATGTATGCTATGGTTATGGCCAATGTGCTGCACGTTGGAATCAACTACATGCTGATCTACGGAATCTGGATTTTTCCAAAAATGGGAATTATCGGAGCAGCATTGGGGACGGTGATTTCAAGAATATTTTTAGTGATGTTCATGCACATCATGCTTTCGCGAAGAAACGATTTGAAACGTTTCTTTAAAAACTTCAGTTTTAATCAAATCAAAAAGGAAACGCTGAAAAAAATAATCAGTATCGGATTTCCGTCGGCGATGCAAATGCTTTTTGAAGTGGTTTTGTTTACTGCGTCGATCTGGCTTTGCGGAAACATTGGAAAAACCAGTCAGGCTGCCAATCAAATTGCTTTAAGTCTGGCGTCAATGACCTTTATGTTTGCTATGGGATTAAGTGTAACTTCGATGATTAGAGTAAGCAATCAAAGAGGTTTGATGGACTATAAAAATTTAGTTGTGGTAGCGCGTTCGATCTTTTTACTCGCGATTATCATCGAGACATTCTTTGCAATTCTGTTTGTAGCGTTTCATGATTTCCTTCCTCATATGTTTTTGAATATGGAAAACGGAGGTCAGCTTCTGGACAACAACGAGGTAATAGGTATCGCGTCAAAATTACTTTTAATAGCGGCCGTTTTTCAGATTTCTGATGGAATTCAGGTAGTTGTTCTGGGAGCATTACGTGGATTGCAGGATGTGAAAATCCCGATGTACATTACATTTGTTGCCTATTGGGTCGTTGGTTTTCCCATTTCCTATTACCTTGCGGAATATACAGAACTAAAAGCGCAGGGAGTTTGGATAGGACTTTTGGCGGGATTAACGACTGCTGCAATATTTCTTTATCTTAGATTTCATTACCTGACTAAAAAATTAATCAAAAATTCAGTTTCAAATACTTAA